The sequence ATAGTGGGCTTGGATCATGTTGAAAGCCCAAGGATAGTTGTGATTTACTTTAACagtaactttttattttttaataaggCTCGTGTTGCCTATAAATATTTCCTCCTTGTACTTTTATTATCATACGAAAATAATAAGAACTATCGGCATCGTAGTTTTTCTCCTTGTACTAAGGTTTCCACGTGAACTTGTGTTTGTTATACGTCTCTACTTTCAATGCACATACCTCAGGTCTCGAGTGAAGAACTCCACTAGACATCCCAACATCAACTCGCCAAATGCTACAATCATATTTGCTACAAGAAAAAACCAAACTGGGTAAATATAATCTCTTCAATGAAGACCATAACAAATTGTATAATGCCTTTATTTAAAGATAAGAAAGATCTAAAGTTCATGTTCAGATGAACAATAGCAAAAGATCTCTCATGTCTCATGGTCATACCAGTTTACTCCAGCCATTTGAGGAGTGTGGCCTACAACCATTGCCTTCGCACCAACTGCTTCTAATGTGTCTTTGAGAATTGAATTTATCTGTCAAGAAAAATAACGTAGGTTGTTAGGATTTGAATGCTTATGAAGTTTCAGAACagataaaagagaaaagaaaagggatagAAAGACTCTGCATAGCTATGCAAGCGGCTCAACCAAAACCCTACATCCACCTGATATGAAGCTCTTTCACTTTGACGAGAATGCGGTCAAAGACACAAACACTCTCGTTCATTTCAcacattttatatatttttaataagtCAAAGGGTGTTATATAGTACTTGTTGAGTAAGTTACTTTTCCAACGGAGTCTATACACTGATTTACATAAGAACCCAACCTCCAGTACGTTTCAACCTTCGACAGCAGAgtgattatttgtaaaataaatgATATTGATAGACCACCAATTAATAAGGTCTACACTTGCAAAAATAGGAAAGTGAAAGGGATAGGCAAAATGATGTAATTTGTAAAGAATGAGAGTCGTGGGTGAGAACGTGTATGAATCCATATATCTGTtaattgtaaaagaaaaaaaaaaccatcttTTGCATTTTGCTAAGTAGTGCAGGGAGTCGGGAACTCTCAAAACTCCCTTGGCTTTGCCAAATTAGTAACTACATAATTCGAGTTATACCTAAGAGCAGAAATGAATGTTTATTCCTTAGGGgcaattgcaaatataacaatcaGATCCAAAATTTTTGTAAGTATAACACAAtgtaaaaactttttttttgcaAATACATCATAATTCAGATCCAATTCTTAAAGCCTATCAGTGATAAACGATATCGATAAGAGGAGTCTATTAGCGATAaaatctatcactaataaaagtctatcaacgatagagtCTATAGCtaataaattttgctatatatgcAATTCTTTTAAATTGTTGCTATCACTAAATCGTTAATATTAGTCCTAAAAGTGATACTCATTGCAATTACCCCATTTCGTAAGTATAACCAAATTCATTAGAAAGCTTAGTGGGAGGTCTAGTTGTTTTCTCTTAACAAAGCATGCCTGTTGCCAGTTGCTGAATAAAAAGCTGAGAAGAAGTCTAAGTTTCGAGGATTGCCTGTTCGCTCTCGAAGTCTTCCAAATCTCCAAAATCTCTTGAGTATAATCTGTTCCATACAACACTATCATAGCCCCTAGTTGCGATGAAAGGAAAGGAACTATTACTACTTTCATCAAGGCCCTTCATCCACTGGGATACTTCCCGGTTCATCCTCTCGATGCCATATGAAACTGTGGAAGGACCAATATTCCTGTCAGACATTTCAATTTTGAAAGCATAAAATATCTTGAATTAGTTTGAAAATAAGATATCGGATACTTGCAAATTTGTCTTATAGTTTCAATCAATTTTAACACATCCTCCATGGTCCAAAAACAATCAtctaacttaataataatttgaaaaaccTTTTAGGTACCATAAGAATTGCATCTACCTGTTGAGATGACACATTTGCAAAAGGATGAGAGGGAAAAAAGGGTGTGCGTACTAAGAAGAAACACTTCATTTTATACTACAAATAATGTGTTtgctatttttcatttttgtcaaAATAAATGCATATTACAAAACGAGTAAGAGCACTCAGTTTACCATGGTGAGGAAGAAGACCACCATGACAGAAGACCCAGTCATTAACTTTAAGAACAACTGCTTGTCTTGCCAACTCACGTGCCAAACGACCACCGGGTCTAAATAAGATTGATCTAGCAACCACGCCTTTTTGCTTCTGACAAAATTTTGAGTATAATCGTAATCAAGAATATCCAAATATCACAAGTTGAATGAAGCCAAACTTGTTAGCATCATGCTAACTTAATATGTAATCAAACATGAGAGAACATGGTTACACAGAGAACGGGGGTCATTTATATACTTGGCCCAGATCTTTCAGAATATTATTGTATCGAAACTCGTTTACATTGATCAAAATCAAcactaagttttgaaaaaattgaGTTCTTTTGATCAAATTGATCGCCCGGCTTCAAGGTCATTTCTTATATCATTCTTATTGGTTGCAGTAATTtctatataattattatatttccTGCATCAGGGCAAGGTGAGAATTGAAACGTATTTGTTACGTGCAGTACAGTTATTCTAATTAAATAAACTAACAAAATAAGACAGATAGATAGAGCCATTTAGCACCTTCACCAAATTCATAGGACCCCAAAAGTTTTGTGATTTCCTCTGATCTTTCCACCTTTCTGAGACTTGGATCCAATTAAGAAAAGCCTCCTCAAAGTGATCTCTATAGTCTTCCATGTATTCCAAGAAATTCAGACACTCATCAAAAGCCCCAGAATCAACATATCTGAAATCCCCTTCCACATTCATAGTCTCGTGATTCCCATTCACCTGGATATCCAGATTGAGCAGTAACACAACAAAAATAATAAGACACCCTACAACGTGAGTCATCGAACTCAAGaactattttgatttttgaattagatttttcatatatttcaGCACAAACCTGAAAGACTGCACCACCTTGGGCTCTTGCTTGGACATCCAATGATCTCAATAAAGACAATATGGCTATTTCATCTTCTCCTCTGTCCAGTATATCTCCAAGCTGAACCAACACCTAGACCACAAGAAAAACAGCCTTGAAGTTATGCAATACTATGTTTTGAATGGGAATTCAAACCTCTTGCAAATACTATTATAAACGTTACTTTTGGATAAAGTAGAACAAGTATGAAGGAAGTTAAAAAGTGTGTATACAAATAAGAAATAAAGAGAGACCGTTTGTCCACCAGTCCACAAGTTGCGAGTGTCAGAGCCCAATACACCAGCCATCTCAAGCGCCAATCTAGTTTGTTTAAGGTCTCCATGCAAATCCCCAACTACATAACCCAACAGTACacaaatagaaaacaaaataacaataagaagaagaagaagaagaagaagaagaagaagaaatgaaaagtggtgaaaatgaaaatgaaaaactaACCAGCAACGATTCGGCGAGCAGGAGCAGAGACGAAAGTGGGAGGATTTCCAGTGACGACGATAGGCTTTAAGGTGTTACTACGattaagagaagaagaagaagaagaagaagaaggtaatGAGGAATCGAAGAGAGTAGGAGGTTGGTGTGAGGAAGAAGGAGGATGGAAGGAATTGAGATTGAGGCAGAGTGAAGCCATAGAGTTGAATGGAGAGAATATGTTAAGTGACGCATTGGCATTGGCATTGGCATTGGCATTGGCTCCAATGAAATCAAACAATTACATAAAAAACTTATGATGAGAAGAAGATAGTGTGTTGGTCGCCACATATTTTTCCTTTAGtttccccctttttttttctctcttttattttctgcctcatcttttctttctttttaaatttttaaattaaaaacacCCCCTTGGCTCCTCCAACATTTACCAATCCCTAACCAACTAATTTAATCAACTTTTATCACCTTTACTTAACATTACAAATTTCTTATCAACTCAgcataatatatatacataatgtaaattaaaattttaatattgatatatatatatatatatatatatatatatatatatacatatatcgaCATCAACATAAACACCAAACATTTTAAAACTTACTAACACCCAAATAAAAAATAGActcaaaaaccaaaaaagaaaatactaattTTGAACCATTACAGAAAattctcttaaaaaataatatccttttttaagaaaaaatatgatttgataaaatatttaccctTTCTAAAAGGAAAGAGGTCAAACTAATTTATTTGGTTAGTTACTTTTATTGTAATTAAAGATTATCCCCAAATTTtaatacaattaaaaaatatccATATCGTTAATAAATGGACAAAAATTATAAATACTTTGTTTCAAAATCATCGTTACAAACctcataaaataatttaaagtgTTCTTATCATTAAATTAGTGATCAATTTATTTGAAGTCATATTGAATGGAAAAAGAATATTCAATACTTTAAAACCGCATGCTTATCtactctcaatttttttttttcacataaatactttgatttttttttccaattgactaatttttttttgtctatgGTTGGTCaatgaaaattttaagttaattaaAACATTAGAGTAACAAAAGATCGCCCGTAAAGTTTGAATctcttatatttttataaaagtgATAAATAATCGATATAAACATTTCATACAAAGAAATATATCATCTTAGATAAAGAATCTTCTTAACTAAATGGATAGAGTAATTTAGATTAAAAAAGATTGATAAAGTCTTCATTACTATAAATTTGGTAAAAGAATTAATAATGCacacatgttttaatgttttctccTCTCATATCAGTGGTTCTCAAATTTATGGTCAAAATGTCAATTtgtctttattatttttcttgacATGTCTTTCTTTCACAGTTTAAACTCAAACATACAACTTCGTTAAGAAATTTAAGTCTTGAAATTTCTTTTGTGGTTCCATTATTATTAACTTCCTTCTCCCTAATATCTTAACCAAATatcatatagatatatatatatatatatttgtatatgtatatatatatatataaatgcgTACGCACACAATGATGCATACTAACTATATCAACAACGAAAAAAAAGAGAACCAATcaaatgaatagaaaaaaaaaacgaagaaggagaataggagaagaaaaTTGAAGAAGAGTGAAGAGTGAACTAGGAAAAACGCCTCGTGGTTGAAGATCAATGGTAagttcatttttaatttaaacctTCTTTTATTCCTAATACAATATGGTATTAACAAGCTAATTTCAGCAAAAATGTGTTTTTGCTTTTTATAGTTCATGCATCAATGTATTATCATATTATCTTAAAAAAGTTGTAATTGTTACTGCTTAAAACCAATGGCAAGagatgtttttttatttttttaaaaaaaatttatagttatttctcaaaatacaaaatttaaaagataatttttaaagattatttGAAGCGTTGAGCCGATTATTATAGTACGTGCTTATCATATTTTATGAACTACTAGATAATATGCTATAACAGTttataataacaatattttactataacaaatattatttaaaaatctcTAATTAACTTAGATAAACACttactaaaataaaatacttcatatattattataatttgaaactaaaataataaactCTATCAACGTAGAATAAagtaaagaaaggaaaaataggTGAGAGAAAGTGGAAGAGAAACTTTGTAGACAATAATAGAGAGATAATTATATGAAGTAAATAAAAATCATAGTTTagagagaaaataataatagaaaagaaagtGAAATGTAAGTTCCCTGAGGAGCATGCACTGCTACGCTGACAAACTGCTTTTTCCAAGAGAATTCAAAAccactttctttcttcttctctcttcctTTCAGTTCTGTGTCAGCCTTACCTTCCATTATATCAACAACCCCTGCTCTCTCTTCCCAATCACCTCATTCTTTCTCTCTACCCCATTCACACCTACACTTAATTCCAAAACCCCTTACCCTTAATCTTACCTACTTCCCCCATCTACGTTTGACACATCATACACCAACTTCATCCATATTACTGTAACATTAAATTGTAACAAAACAAATGATGCAATACTGTATCTTTAATTTGGAGTGGTATGTTTGACAGATACTTTATGATTTTTCCTCTAATTTTATGGTATAGGGTGCATTAAGAAAACCTATCATACATTGCTTTACACTCTAGAAGATACCGTTTGAGAATGAGACATTAAAAGTCTAAAACGTCAATTACTAAAtaactctttctttttttttttttttttacaggTAGAGAGAGATTAAATGCAGAAAactggagagagagagagaaaaatgagATGAGTAGAGAGTTTTGAGATTGCATAGGTGGAGTGAAGCTAGGGCTGAATTAAGATGAAGAGAAGACAAGACGACCATGACGACATGTGATCTATATCTTACACATACTACTACCCAcattacaaataaattaataaatagtaattctaaaataataataataaataaacaaacaaaaggCAGAAGAAAACTTGTGTTTTCTAATCTATTATCTTCAACCATTAGTTCTATACAAACAAAACAACATAAAAAGTAGAAGAAGGAAGCATGTGACGACATGTAGTTTTTACATATATATGTGAAtcgtaaattaaattagttctaGCATAAAAATGAAAGATAATAATATTAAGAAAAAGTGGAATAGTCTAAGGACACATGAACTTAATCGTAGTTGCACTCAAGAGTTTGTCCcataaagttttaaaataatacaaaaatttAACTCGACCATATCAATCTACTAGTACTTGTTCAGAGAGCCACCCGAAGAAAGCAAAGCAACACAGTGGCATGTTGTATAGCTACATGCATAGTCTTTTAAGCATCTTGTTAGTAGATACACAATGTGTCAAAATGAAAgtaaaaagaagaaggaaaagaaagtgTAACATTAAAGGAGGAGAAGTCGAGCAAGAAGAAGCTATGAAACTCAGGATAGATAGCGCCATCAACAAAAGCAAAGTGTGAAgctttgaatgaaatttttgtaATATTAATTGGCGCTATCCCTCCTGAGCTTTACAGGTTCTTCCATACTAATTCTTCATCAAAAACCCTTTATCCTTTTTTACTTCCCCCACAACACTCTCTCATCACTCTCTCATTTTTTTTGCTTTTGAGGTTTTGGTTGGCAAAACTATGCCAACCCCAAACCTTTATTTATAGCCCAAAACCCCATGCCATTTCCTTTATGCTTTGGCGCTTTTGGACTTCTAAGAGTATTtgttttaaactaatatttaatttaaactaAAGTATTTCAAaagtatcaaataaaaatattgaCATATATGGCCTACCAAATTCAAAGGGAAAATTATAACAAATTTTATCCAATAGCACAGATCGGTACAATATAATATGACGTAAATAttccattatttaattttaaaaacctACTAGGCAACTACAAACAGTGTTagtattaataatattattattattaataagtGCTTTCATATCATAATGCCATAAGAAGAAGACCTGGTGACGAGTTTGTCAGTAACTTTTATTTGACTGTATTAGGGAAGAGGGTAGACGTTGAATTAAccttttaatcatttttttttttttttactgtttcttttgtcactttctttttttccctatCTCCCTTTCTTTTACTTTCACACTGTGACTTGGggtttaaaattaaatgttaTGTCAGCCAAAGGAAATTTGGTTACCATATTTTCCAACCCATTTCTCATTTACATCCCAGGGCCCGATTGGCATGCAGAGAGTTGATCTAAAAAAATGAGTGTGGTTGAATAATCCATTCTCTTTAAATATTAACCGAAGACCAAACGTACTCTTAGTACTCTAACAAGTCTCTAACACAAATTTGTACTATTCAGTTTGACGTATAACCATAGACAAATTAGTTGTCTATCATCGTCGTTTTGCCTATAAGCTTATGAATAGTTCAACACCTACGAAAATCAGCTTGGCTTGTCACTTCATTTAACTAAGTGAGCAAACTCAAATAGTATGGTCAATATATATCTAACTTTCTAAACTCAACTATGATAGGAGGATTGAAAAGAGAAACAATAGATTTTAACGTCTCATTTGGAAAAACAGAGAAAACAATAATCCAAAGAAATATAAAAGATGTTTGTTAGAGCGGTAGCCCACTGAGAATTGAAGTGATCTCCAAAGTTAGTCAACGAAATGGGTTGTTAAAGGTGAGCATAGGAGGGGAAAGAGAGTTGATTGTTTTTAACAATTAAGTTGTGAATAATGTAGTGTTGTTAGTCAAAGGTTTGAGTGGGTGTGTAGGGTAAAAGAAGAAACAATGGAGGTCCCAAAAGAAGAGTGTGCTCTGAAATTGAGGCCCCTATAATGGCTAGCTCACTTCTCCTCTTATTTCCCCTTCCCATTTTACTTTTGGCACTGCACTGCACTGCACTTTGATCTCAATCTAAAAccctaagaaaaaaaaaacatttttgttttgtaataatatattaaaaaggaATTGCATGGGGGACTCCCTCTACTATACTCTAtaccaaaaataaataatgataataatagtaaaaaaaaaaaaaaaaagggaaaaggacTCTGCTTTTGTGCTTTCTGAAACCTTCCCATTCCAattccaattccaccaaaataGGTCAAGTCAAAGCTTATGTTAAAGTTTTGTGATCCTCTTTCATTGTACTATTCTTACATTTTCTGTCCCTTCTCTCTTCTCACCTTTTTAGTAACTATATCTTTCCCCTTTTTCTACATTTTACCCCTTTTTTCCCAATCTATATCTAATCATAATCACACTTGGAATTCAGCCACACCCCATCAATTGGTCGTCATTCACCTCAATATTATGACCTCTCATCTCATCTCATTCCTCATTATTATTCCTACtaaagtttttctttaattttgccaAGATGGGATTCTAGCTTTTATTAATTTTCCACCATGAATACCCATTTACGGAGAAATTATAAAGGGTGAGTAATGTGAATGGAAAATGTTCTGCCCATGGAAAATCCTTTTTCTTCTACTCCCAATTTCTCTTCACTTGATTAGGATAGGTTCCAAGTcttaaaagagaaaataaacaTAACTGCTGAGTAAACATGAACTAACAAACATTTGAGCACTTTAAAGTTCCAATGCatgcatatacatatacatatacatttatgaaaattattttaaatgataaaacatatccttgaaaatgtttattaatataattCTTACACATTTTTGTCTATTTAGAAGTGTGAAATTGGTCATAATAAAAGGTAAGGAAAACTAATAAATAgcatttaaagaaaataaagaattcgaaaatttaaaaataaataaataaatagaaaaagaataaacaatGAAAGGTAAAAGTCAAATGGAGGGGATAAAAGTTACTTTACAATGTCGGCAACCCCCTGCCCTGCCCTGCCCTGCTATGCTATGCTATGCTATGCTATACTATGCTTCCCCATCACATCATATCTTCCAtattcagaaaaagaaaaatttagtATTCAACACAAATTACTTTATTCATTCTCCTACACTTGTTTAAAGTTGTAAcgtttcaaatacaatactaAACTAACAATTATATATTCATCAAAATATAACTTACTTACTTTTACATTTTGGGTGACTGTAAATTTACTTAACTTTCTAATGCTTAAACCCAAAAACGAGTATTTGAATATAGCAAGTAGATAGGTCAAATATTTGATCTTAAAATCTTACAAGATGTATTTATAGAGGAATTCTAACCTAACATGTCGTTTATCAAGTTTCTTTTGCACTAAATGGATTAGGGACGTTGCATGTGGCCTGCTTCGTTCTTCAATTTTCATGGTTTGACTAAGGATAGAGGCAAGTAGGTGGGTTTGAGCTTTTGATCATTTAAACCATCATCTTTTCAAGATCCAAAATAAACTACAATACTCTCTACTCATCGAACAAAGAGGATCGATCCAACCTCATCCTTAACTAAGACCAAGGTCAATCAAGCTTTTTTCGGCTTTAGCCCaattaaccttttttttaacACTAAGTTTTGCTTTTGTCGCTTGATTTTAGAATCCATATGTAATAGAAAGATTTGAAATCTTGGATATGAGattaaattgatttatttaggAGAATTTATAAGTCCAATTAAAAAACTTAAAAGTTTGGaatatattaaatgaaatatttagGCAATAATCATATTTTAGTCAATTATAAATATTGAAAAGGATAATtaaaagttgaatttaatttggTGTTATGTGGGTCTTAATTAATGGCACACCTAATTACACCTCAAAACCCTAATTCCCTATTTCTCATCATGATCTATCTAATTCTCATCATTTTTGTGCAAATAATTAAAAGGGAAATGATCCTCCTTCT comes from Cucumis melo cultivar AY chromosome 12, USDA_Cmelo_AY_1.0, whole genome shotgun sequence and encodes:
- the LOC103497046 gene encoding shewanella-like protein phosphatase 1 isoform X1, whose amino-acid sequence is MASLCLNLNSFHPPSSSHQPPTLFDSSLPSSSSSSSSLNRSNTLKPIVVTGNPPTFVSAPARRIVAVGDLHGDLKQTRLALEMAGVLGSDTRNLWTGGQTVSLYFLFVLVQLGDILDRGEDEIAILSLLRSLDVQARAQGGAVFQVNGNHETMNVEGDFRYVDSGAFDECLNFLEYMEDYRDHFEEAFLNWIQVSERWKDQRKSQNFWGPMNLVKKQKGVVARSILFRPGGRLARELARQAVVLKVNDWVFCHGGLLPHHVSYGIERMNREVSQWMKGLDESSNSSFPFIATRGYDSVVWNRLYSRDFGDLEDFESEQINSILKDTLEAVGAKAMVVGHTPQMAGVNCKYDCSIWRVDVGMSSGVLHSRPEVLEIRDDKARVIRSKRDRFSRELQVVNYI
- the LOC103497046 gene encoding shewanella-like protein phosphatase 1 isoform X2 yields the protein MASLCLNLNSFHPPSSSHQPPTLFDSSLPSSSSSSSSLNRSNTLKPIVVTGNPPTFVSAPARRIVAVGDLHGDLKQTRLALEMAGVLGSDTRNLWTGGQTVLVQLGDILDRGEDEIAILSLLRSLDVQARAQGGAVFQVNGNHETMNVEGDFRYVDSGAFDECLNFLEYMEDYRDHFEEAFLNWIQVSERWKDQRKSQNFWGPMNLVKKQKGVVARSILFRPGGRLARELARQAVVLKVNDWVFCHGGLLPHHVSYGIERMNREVSQWMKGLDESSNSSFPFIATRGYDSVVWNRLYSRDFGDLEDFESEQINSILKDTLEAVGAKAMVVGHTPQMAGVNCKYDCSIWRVDVGMSSGVLHSRPEVLEIRDDKARVIRSKRDRFSRELQVVNYI